The genome window TCCTTCAAGCACTTATTTGTTCCTCAACTCGCCGATACGCGGCTCGTTTCGGAATTTCGAATCGTGCTTGAATAGATACCTTCTGCAActtaccgggacatttttttaacattgaacatagcccatacttattccctatgttcagttttaaaaaacacaggtcaatgcatgtatgtaatcacgtaaccaaggtaacgaaaataagtacttgacagtttaacaaaatggtcaagttgtttgaagaagaaattcacataatgcagttattctatgccaatcagagcattagaaatgtgcgtgatatttccaatgcaacacatgatagaccaattgcatcaatcggaacaatttttaacattatttcaaaatctctggtgttcggtatagttggttgcatagcaactcacaatgcattgatctgtgttttttaaaattgaacatagggaataagtatggactatgttcagagttaaaaaaatgtcccggtatattttaatatactattttgcgATAGTCTGTAACGCTAACTTAAAACACTAAACTGCATTTAATTGTatcaaataattattgttcacTGTAAAACCTTGCTAACACATCCAATCACCAAAAAAggtaaaactaaaattaaaaccaCAAAACATCCAAAAAATAAGGCAGACACCGACCAGCTCTCTAGTTTTTAACTGACGGTTCCCAATGTTTTGCCCGTACCCAGCTTTTTTAAGGGCTTATTTTGgactttttttattcttaaaaatcCGCGCTCTAAACATTAGAATTATGTAGACGCATTGTGAACACTTACATTGATTTCCATTTGTTCATCTTTATGAATTATTACGTATCTGTTATGTAGTTCTTaggcttatgtccattgtgaataagcacttattCAGAAATCTAAAATAATCCACGGTTCATGCATACTTTCACAGACACTTCAAAACAGAAACCTTGCAAAAATTGTAAGTATatcaaaaatacatatttttgacacAGATGctaacaatacaaaatttagtaactcTTCCGTCAATAGCTTAAAACTTAGAAGAACTATTTAACAAAGAGGTAAAGTCTTTCACACATTTCCTGAGAAATCAACAAAATGTGTCCTGGAAGTCTTATTAAATTAGATCCTTCTTACATCTGAATAGTCAGGTCAGAGTATAGAACGTTACATCTGAATAGTCAGGTCAGAGTATAGAACGTTATGTAATGATAGCTGGAACCAAAGGAAGTCCATACCTGTTACCCAATTCTAAATGcagtttgtaatttttgcaacttgCCTACTAAcagttgacaatttttgatgtTTCTTGGTTTTTAGTGTGGTACAATTGGTGACACTGGGGGCCCCTTCAATCTTCCAACAGAGAATTCAACTGAAACTTACTTCAGCGAGTTATGTAAGTTTTTACTGTTAAAAACCAGACTGAAGTtgtgaataaattttattttaacaaactgagcttttatttgtaaattcaGTATATAACTTATGAGCAGTCTGAGTGGTGGACTACTGTGAAGTTTCATATTTCGaagtacaaaaatttaaactacCTACAGTGCCTTCACAAATCATAGGAATGAATTGTtacataacataaaaattaagaatACTTTTTACAACCACAATTCAACTAAAaacataacaaaaatttattattctattttttgcTTCAACCATCCCTTAAACATTATCGGTAACAGCGGGACGATCCCGCATACCGCCAGCCAAGCTAGCGATCCAGCACTGATGGCAAAATCATCAGCAGTCAGATTCTGCAAGGTTTGACCTCCTTGGATAGCTATAAATGATGGAGGTGCCACTCCAAAAAACGTTCCCAAAGCGAAAGGCACCAATGGGACTCCTATCACAGGTGCAGTCAGATTGATAAACCAATTTGGCAGGAAAGGAGTTATCCTTAAGAATAATACGTAATTAAATAGATTATCACGGTGCTTGTTGACTTGATGGGCCCAAGCTTCTGCCTTTTCTGGGAAATATTTCAATACTAATTTTCTTCCCAATAGTTGAGACAACAGGAAACATAAGGATGCCCCTAATGCTGAACAGGTACACACAAGAGTTAATGCAATAGTGAAGGGAAACAGAAATCCAGATAAGATTGATAAAAATAGAGATCCTGGTATGGCAAATGTCTGTAAGCTGTTTGTGAATTAAAGAAATATGTTTGGTCataatgacaacaaaaaaaatgtgtgaaaaGGATACAAAATATAAGTTATGAAAACTCCAACCATCACTTGAAAATAGTGATCTCCTTTATACCTATTGAGTACTATTCCTAAATGTTTAACATCTTCTATATTCCACGGTAATTTTATATACTGTCGTTCTTCTCTGTAATTGACTTTTTAGTTAAATTGTTACTCTACACTTTCAACTTACTCTGTAACTTTTGGGAAtgttttataaactaaaaataGGGCGGACAGCGAACTCAGAAAAATGATAAAGACTGATATCATCGCCACCTTCGTCGAGATGGAATCGTctgcaaatgaaaatgaaatttaagtGCCACCTTACACACAcaactttgaggttatgtcaacCTACTTGACTCGTTTAAGGATTTTTCGGGTGTCATGTTCACTACAGGGAAACTATTCGTTAATTTAATGGATTTACGGTATGTGGGTCTACCCTTAATTTGGTATTTGGAAAGGAACGGGCGATTGTAAATATCTGATGTGGATGATATTTGAAAACATTGAATTTGATCGTCACCTTGTGTTCTCTGTTGGGTCGTCATCATTTAGGTGGAACTTGTTACAATTATCAAAACTTGTGTTTTAATTGGTGTCTACTGCTTCATATTTacggtatttatttttttatttaaaagaaatttaaatggatCTGACAGATGACAGAAAGAACTGATGACATGTGTGGCATGAGGTGATAGGCTCTCAACCTATGAGAGCGATAGCCACGGCACAGGGGCGGATTTAGCTATATTTTTGCCCACACAGGTAGTAAACCAGTAAATGGTCTcatatatacatatatacaCCACCCccatgttaaattttatttatcaccACAGCCGTAACTCATCtggtacaaaaaaaatatatgttaaTGTCCAATTTCACGTCCTCTATACtaatttattctatttttattacGCAAATATAAATTACTTACCGATCAGCTCAtttagttttttcaaaattacttttgcatttgatttcatttttatgacgtacattttaataacaattgcCTTGATTTTTCCTTGTACGGGTTTTGCATATGCAACCAGTTATACACACATTTCTTCAAACCACATTGCAAATCTGTAAAATACTTCGGTGACGCAGATACAATGTGTGCATGATTAATACTACATTTTTCggggtttatttttttttttaataattatgatATGTTTTCCTAGTATgtaaatctaattttaaaacgttaaatttaCGTTGCAATTAAATCTTTGTAGATAATTAGAAATGCAAATTGtatgttgaaaatatttttaactatgTAATACATAAGTGTTAATATAAGGGAACTCTTTAAGGAAAAAaggttttttataatttccttaatttttgaagaattcTGTTTCTATGAATGAGTTGGTTTAAAATATACCACTAGAACCGTAGTCGTAATTAAAAATAGTAATCAATTAAGCTAGCTAATTACAGagcaaattaaatacaaacatgttttttatttacgtACTTAAACAGGATATTTACAAAACTaggtaaacaaatttttctgttCGTTCCTGATCAATTTTTGGCTTTATTGCTGTAATTTAAACCAGGAAGCTGTCAAAACATAAATGTTCGATTTTTTCCTGCTGATAAATctttgtagaaaaaattttgttggtaTGAAGTTGATGTTCCACACATGTATGTATGTTCACGGTTAGAAATTCGCTTAAATTAGTATCTCATGAATTTTCCTTTGATTTAAACCGCCTAAAGTATGAAATCACTTAATGAAATGCAACTCGCATGGAAACATAAACGGGATTATTAATTGTAACCAATTTTCAGCAATTATAGCAACATTGAACTCGTGCCAagcaaaatctgaaaattcCGCGAAAACATTAAAACGATCCTTTCCCTGACGCAAATTTCTCTCGAAAATCCATCAAAAAAGCGCGTTCTGGGCTAATTCTGCTCAATTTTACAGTGCAAATGTGCGGTTTTGCCGCAGCTTGTGTGAACGCTTCGATTTCGTGGTCGTCGCGACGGGGCTATTCGGTTATTGCACCTTGGAGTTATCCGTTTAGATTCTAAGTTTAGTGGAAATATTTCTCGGTTAATAAAACCATAAAATAACCCCAACTAATTGGTCCGTTCCTCGCAATTAGCAAATCTAGCGTACTTCATGAATGGTTCTAGAATTAGTCTCATCCaggaataaattcaatttcacTGTCAGcgttttgaattaaattttgtaaacaccTGTGTTGTGGTAAACCAGGTGTTTTTAACAGAGCGAGACGACGACATCCAATGGTCCTTttgtaacaacaaattaattacgTACGCCACAACTATTTATATCGCCAGGCCATGTGCATGTAGCCAGTACTGGTGCCAATTTTAAACGTAAAAAGTAACATATCAGCAGCTCTAGCCGCAAggcgcaattttaaaaattacgcaaCTGGCCATAAATAATTGCCACTAATCGACGTAATCATTCGTATGtacaatacatatttattcgtTAGTGCAAATTGCGGTTTGCGGTCGCCAATTGACATAACTGACCTGGTGTAAGACATTTTTCCGATCGAGTCTCGCCTATGactaagaaaaattttttaacgGCGCCGTTGCACGCGGTCACATCAATCTTTTACCTTCGAAACTACTAATCAATACGCAGGTGGGCTCTTCCACGCGTAATTTAAACACGGAAACAAATTTATCGTACGTATTATCGACGTTTCCACGCACGTCCGTCaccaaaaagaagaaaaatggaCCCTTCAGGTTAACAGTTAACAGACGAGGAAGGAGGGATGAAACGTTCACGCAACATAGACACTGCTCGCGGGTAGGTTTGACTAAGGTCTCCTTTCGGAGGATCAGTTTCGCCTCGGGGCGTTATTTCCCGGTTATTGCTTTTGTTCACATTTAATTGTTTCATATTTCACGTCGCATTGTCAGCAGACTAAAGTTTCCCAATAGAAATACATATAAAGTTTCCTCTCGCTCTCTTTGGTTTATCAAAACCTTAAGAGAACTGCTCCTATTTATTTACAGCGTCTGTTGAGGATGAACGGTAAGAATTGTCTTTGGCAGTTCTGCGGTTGCATTGTGCAGCAAgctattgaatttttttcttctataACAGCTGCACATAACCGTGTGTATTGACATTTCTTCTTCTATTTATATGATGGCCGTCAGTTTTAGATTTCCAGTAAATGTCAGGAAATGCCAGGACCAGTTGAATAAGAGCTTCGGCTCGTTTCGATCCTGGAAAATATTATGTGACATAAAACGTGCCTCCTCTTAAAACACATAAGTAGCTGGGGCACGTCTAGTTAGAATGTGAACCCATTTGGTGAAAAGTGAGTCCAACTAACTAACAGCATTACgggaatattaaaatttatagtCTTGCAGAGTGAAACGGGTCGGGATGGCACCTGCACAGATCTGCATTAACAAACCGCCGTTGAAATGGAAATGTCTAAATTCCTGCAAACGCAGGAAACCCAAACGATTTGATTCCGCCCATCACCAATCGCTATATGATGTGCCGTTGCGTTCGAACGACCACACAATCGATCTCTTTTTTATGAGTCGTTTGTATAAAAAGCATAGTTTGGAGAGATTCTCCAAACCGATTCGAAGAGGTCTTGTAGCGGATATTAGTTCTAATAGGACGAGCCGACGCGCTCCTGGAAATGTGAGTTCTGACGTTTCAGGATCGACGATTAAATCAAGGAATAATCccgaaaaagtgaaaaacaccGACTTCATGCTCGGCTCATTAATTAAATGCTAGCCGGTttggcaaaaaatatttacaagttTAAAGAGTTTAGCTGAAAAACGAGCGGAATGTTTTCGCtggtgaaaaattattttcacagaAATTCGCTGTTGAACagaatatcaaaaaatattttagcagAGAAGGAGAGTTGATTCGGCACTTCAGATGCATACTAATGGAAATGCAGCTGTTATCGAgcggaaaattggaaattttataatacattTTCATGAAATGCATTTATTGGATGTACATTTCATTATGTAGAGTTAACTCGTTTGTATGAATTGAACAGTATTCGCGAAACTGCATATAATTAAATAACGAATTGTTATGTTtcggattttaattaaatggtAGTTTGGTCGGATACTCATAAAAGAGTAATGATTAGTGgatatgaaaaattaaaaaaaaaaatggatggaAAGGTAATTTTGAGTTGAGCTACagtttagtaaaaaaaattgataagcGAAAATTTAACTAGTACATACTAGTAAAAGTAGAATGAAAAAGATTTTTATAGAACAGAACAAAGTTACTTAAAAATAATCATAAAGAGCAATTAAGTTGAACCACAGAAAATAAGAAAGAGGCATAATACTTAGTTTAAGGAATAAGATAATGAgaaaataaatgtcaccaGTTACGTATGTACTACATTTGTGTCGCATTTAAAATGAAGACAGcctaatatttttgttatttttatgagAAGAAATTTGACTTTGTGCACAGTCGTAGAAGTTCATCAGGTGGATCTTTTATGGTACTCAACTCAACTGTAAGTTGTGAACCCAACCGTCTATGACCTCACAAATAGGGTCAATTCTCGATATGTATTTTGCTACGTATCGGAGACAACAAGCTATTAGGAACAATTGTTTAGAATCTAATTTTGTCCCTATGTACTAAATTTCGCCGCAAATTGTTTATTACTCGTATTAATTATTGTGCGAATGAAAATTGGAGCCTTCATCGTTAAGtacgtttatttttaaaatggttcATTTTATCGACATCAAAAATGTTTGCCTTTTCTACCTAAAGagactaattttttttgaggttagtaAACCTGGACCTGCTCTATCCTCAAACCTCCAGGAGCATTGCCCTTCATTCAGATACCGTATCGGAAATACGGCATTAGTTCAAAAACTATAGAAATGGATTGAACAATATAAACGTTATTGTGAACGGTTGATTTTTCATGATAATTTGAaaagtaatagttatttatgtattaagggcatgATCAGGAGATTATGGGACGAGGGAATGTTTAAAGCCCGAGGAACGAGGGCTTTTAAATTCCCGAGGGCCATAATCGACAATTATGGCCGtggtatacaggctgtttgataaaaaacgcctcaacccataacttttttatttattatccaatttcaatgaaataaaaaaccaaagatatggtttttcatgcgctacgaagcagccattaaaaaaaattttttttggcgttattttcagtagctaacgatagtcaacttttttttttttaatggacacatgtagttttttaagctcagtctggtaaagtttttttttctgaatccaatgatgtattaaaagttatcgtttggtccataaatgactgaaaaaaaataaaacaatttttaattgtggttcagcttattatgaaatttttaagtgtgccgtgaaaaacaattggaatacaaatagcaacaaatgtcaagtgtgagtttgaaaattttcaggtgcaatcttgaagagttttattattactttcttagaaaacatgaataataatataaaaaaataaaaatttatttttttattattattcatgttttctaagaaagtaataataaaactcttgaagagtttattattattattttttctattaactttttgtttttgacgaattacgatttttattacactcgaacataaaataatagtcaaatgactgctatcctgcatgactgacaatgttattttatacttaaataaaaaaagatcaaaaaagcagatgaaaatttctaagctgacgtttagatgacatttatcgtactttgtattccgattgttttccacagcactcttaaaaattttataataaactaaaccaaaaaaaaaagtttttttttttttcagttagctatgaaccaaatgataacttccaatacatcattaggttcagaaaaaaaaaccttaccagaccaagcctaaaaaactacatgtgtccatttaaaaaaaaaagttgactatcgttagctattgaacataacgccaaaaaaatatattttatggctgtCTAGTAGtgcttgaaaaaccatatctttgatttttttgctcattgaaatcgggtaataaataaaaaagttatgggttgaggcgtttttcatcaaacagcctgtataggtacaacgttttattctattttataatttctaaaagattCAAACAATATTTAGTATTCCTTAAAGAAAATCAACTAAAAGTTGTGTCCATGCAAATTTAGTTAAACTTCGTCCaacgagagattgggagattttacattttattaaattagcccaacactacaaaatgcactagaatacattaattatagCATCATTTCAGGGCAAAAGTGTTACTGCtcgaaggatatatttcaaattttacgtgcgctagctattcctttctctacgtagaatttagtgacttttatgtcaaccaatctctcgctggacaaactatagctattttgatgttgttagGGTTACTGTGTATATTATATAAtgtatgattttctttaataaaataatgtttgatatataccattgtttgaataattaaaccaaccgttgcttagcagatttttgacagatctgtGCCATAAAGGCCAATTTATGCTCTCATTGGGGCGTATAAAGACGATTTTTgactaaaatagaataaatatttgttaaataataaataaaaatacatagatCCAAATAAAGTTATAGGAACAGAATAGAAATGAATAATACAGGCTTATTCTCGTAAGATGGCGaacctgaccaggtaaaaatgcaacccaaaatacattttacaaagcattcattgtgttttggtatttaaaaattaaatcagaaatccaagtaggtattctattagtttgaaaggtatatttgtcattgcatttttcgttcatatttagtatttgaaaatgttttcgaacgatgacagaaccgacatgattctacttacccattacttgtgtgattttaattgcttattattgttaataaattatacTTTGTTGAaagaggtatttttctgtcagaatttgacattcattaggctgaTGTCAAAAGttatctatgttttatgtgtattatgataatgtaatagggatcgagatagctttataaattgtgttttgggttgcatttttacctggtcagactc of Tenebrio molitor chromosome 6, icTenMoli1.1, whole genome shotgun sequence contains these proteins:
- the stas gene encoding transmembrane protein 41B isoform X1, translating into MMTTQQRTQGDDQIQCFQISSTSDIYNRPFLSKYQIKGRPTYRKSIKLTNSFPVVNMTPEKSLNESNDSISTKVAMISVFIIFLSSLSALFLVYKTFPKVTEEERQYIKLPWNIEDVKHLGIVLNRYKGDHYFQVMVGVFITYIFLQTFAIPGSLFLSILSGFLFPFTIALTLVCTCSALGASLCFLLSQLLGRKLVLKYFPEKAEAWAHQVNKHRDNLFNYVLFLRITPFLPNWFINLTAPVIGVPLVPFALGTFFGVAPPSFIAIQGGQTLQNLTADDFAISAGSLAWLAVCGIVPLLPIMFKGWLKQKIE
- the stas gene encoding transmembrane protein 41B isoform X2 is translated as MMTTQQRTQDDSISTKVAMISVFIIFLSSLSALFLVYKTFPKVTEEERQYIKLPWNIEDVKHLGIVLNRYKGDHYFQVMVGVFITYIFLQTFAIPGSLFLSILSGFLFPFTIALTLVCTCSALGASLCFLLSQLLGRKLVLKYFPEKAEAWAHQVNKHRDNLFNYVLFLRITPFLPNWFINLTAPVIGVPLVPFALGTFFGVAPPSFIAIQGGQTLQNLTADDFAISAGSLAWLAVCGIVPLLPIMFKGWLKQKIE